One Spiribacter halobius DNA segment encodes these proteins:
- a CDS encoding nucleoside deaminase, with protein MITDTDRSHLRRCVALARQALEAGDEPFGSVLVSAQGVVLFEDHNHVASGDSTRHPEFAIARWAAAHLSPGERAAATVYTSGEHCPMCAAAHGWVGLGRIVYASSSAQLGEWLAEMEVPPPPVRPLAIREIVPDAVVEGPVADLADEVRALHRRLHGFEPDPAR; from the coding sequence TTGATCACCGACACGGACCGAAGCCACCTGCGCCGCTGCGTGGCGCTGGCCAGGCAGGCCCTGGAGGCCGGCGATGAGCCGTTCGGCTCGGTGCTGGTCTCGGCGCAGGGGGTGGTGCTTTTCGAGGACCACAATCATGTGGCCTCCGGCGATAGCACCCGGCATCCGGAATTCGCCATCGCCCGCTGGGCGGCGGCACACCTTTCGCCGGGCGAGCGTGCCGCCGCGACGGTGTATACCTCGGGCGAGCACTGTCCGATGTGTGCCGCCGCCCACGGCTGGGTGGGCCTCGGCCGCATCGTCTATGCGAGCTCCTCGGCCCAGCTCGGGGAGTGGCTGGCGGAGATGGAGGTTCCGCCGCCCCCGGTGCGGCCGCTCGCGATCCGCGAGATCGTGCCGGATGCCGTCGTGGAGGGGCCGGTGGCGGACCTCGCCGATGAGGTACGGGCCCTGCACCGGCGCCTGCACGGGTTCGAACCCGACCCCGCGCGGTAA
- a CDS encoding SDR family NAD(P)-dependent oxidoreductase: MTAPLPLPPSAELPADALAGRRVLITGAAAGLGAALARLAAAHGATVVLLDRNLRALEQLYDTLEAAGHPQPALYPMDLLGASPDDHAELAERLEEALGGLDALVHGAAQLGEPAPLAHYDVEHWMKTLQVNLNAPFLLTRACLPLLAGSRDARVLFISDRAGREGQAYMGAYAVAKAGLEGLMRTLAAEQPAGSPVTVASVDPGPIHTALRRSAYPGETTDDLPSADRVAEILLPLLAPATPVTPGGQYRVAPTSDGG; the protein is encoded by the coding sequence ATGACCGCGCCGCTGCCGTTGCCCCCGTCCGCCGAGCTGCCCGCCGATGCCCTTGCCGGCCGCCGGGTCCTGATCACCGGCGCGGCCGCCGGCCTGGGTGCCGCCCTCGCGCGGCTCGCGGCAGCCCACGGCGCCACCGTGGTGCTGCTGGACAGGAACCTGCGTGCCCTGGAGCAGCTGTACGACACACTCGAGGCCGCCGGCCATCCGCAACCCGCGCTCTACCCCATGGACCTGCTCGGCGCCTCGCCCGACGACCACGCCGAGCTCGCCGAGCGCCTGGAAGAGGCCCTGGGCGGGCTGGATGCCCTCGTCCACGGCGCGGCGCAGCTCGGCGAGCCGGCCCCCCTCGCGCACTACGACGTCGAGCACTGGATGAAGACGCTGCAGGTCAACCTGAACGCCCCCTTCCTGCTCACCCGCGCCTGCCTGCCCCTGCTGGCGGGCTCGCGCGATGCGCGGGTGCTGTTCATCAGCGACCGCGCAGGCCGCGAGGGGCAGGCCTACATGGGCGCCTACGCCGTCGCCAAGGCCGGCCTCGAGGGCCTGATGCGCACCCTGGCCGCCGAGCAGCCGGCGGGCTCACCGGTGACCGTCGCCAGCGTCGATCCGGGCCCGATACACACGGCCCTGCGCCGCTCTGCCTACCCGGGGGAGACGACGGACGACCTGCCCTCCGCGGACCGCGTCGCCGAAATCCTGCTGCCGTTGCTGGCACCGGCGACGCCGGTCACGCCGGGCGGGCAGTACCGGGTGGCGCCCACGTCGGACGGCGGGTGA
- a CDS encoding HAD family hydrolase, which yields MRRLPLARAVLLDLDGTLFDTAPDLISSLNALRREEDLPPLAAAQLASAVSHGSAPMIRRGFDLAPDDPRFEPLRQRFLALYRERLSCETQPFDGMEELLHTLERGGVPWGIVTNKPGWLTEPLVAALGYGERPHCVVSGDDLRRRKPDPYQVLEGCRRLGLPPRECVFVGDAERDVEAGRRAGTLTLVALFGYLSAEDRVTRWGADGLIGHPQEIERWLAADAWADHRNGRHTAVAAL from the coding sequence ATGAGACGCCTACCCCTCGCCCGCGCCGTGCTGCTCGACCTCGACGGTACCCTGTTCGACACCGCGCCCGACCTCATCAGCAGCCTCAACGCCCTGCGCCGGGAAGAGGATCTGCCGCCCCTCGCCGCCGCCCAGCTCGCCAGCGCGGTCTCCCACGGCAGTGCCCCGATGATCCGCCGCGGCTTCGACCTCGCCCCGGATGATCCGCGCTTCGAGCCGCTACGCCAGCGCTTTCTGGCCCTTTACCGCGAGCGTCTCAGCTGCGAGACGCAACCCTTCGACGGCATGGAAGAGCTCCTGCATACCCTCGAGCGCGGCGGTGTGCCCTGGGGCATCGTCACCAACAAGCCAGGCTGGCTCACCGAGCCGCTGGTGGCCGCCCTCGGCTATGGCGAGCGCCCGCACTGCGTGGTCAGCGGCGACGATCTCCGCCGCCGCAAGCCCGATCCCTACCAGGTGCTGGAGGGCTGCCGGCGGCTCGGTCTGCCGCCACGGGAATGCGTCTTCGTGGGCGATGCCGAGCGCGACGTCGAGGCCGGCCGCCGCGCCGGCACACTCACGCTGGTGGCCCTGTTCGGCTACCTCTCCGCCGAGGACCGGGTCACCCGCTGGGGGGCTGACGGCCTCATCGGCCACCCGCAGGAGATCGAGCGCTGGCTCGCCGCCGATGCCTGGGCGGACCACCGCAACGGCCGCCACACCGCCGTTGCGGCCCTCTGA
- a CDS encoding tryptophan--tRNA ligase, whose product MRPTGRLHLGHYHGVLKNWVRLQEEHECFFFIADWHALTTAYEEREIIAQNVWDLVVDWLACGVNPRLATLFIQSRVIEHAELHLLLSMIAPLGWLERVPTYKDQIAQLREKDLATYGFLGYPVLQSADILIYRATGVPVGEDQVSHVELTRELARRFNWMFGREPGFEARAETAARKMGKKNARLYRELRRRYQEAGDGEALAEAKALIEGQQNITLADGERLLGYLEGGGRTVLPEPEAMLTPAPRMPGLDGRKMSKSYGNTISLREAPEDIDHKLRTMPTDPARVRRSDPGEPTKCPVYDLHRLYSDAGTREWVEQGCRSAGIGCLDCKQPLIEAVQAEVAPIREKAAELEADPDTVRQIVAEGCERARGVARETMKDVRAAMGLEYR is encoded by the coding sequence ATGCGCCCTACCGGACGGCTGCATCTCGGGCACTACCACGGTGTGCTGAAGAACTGGGTGCGCCTGCAGGAGGAGCACGAGTGCTTCTTCTTCATCGCCGACTGGCACGCCCTGACCACCGCCTATGAGGAGCGCGAGATCATCGCGCAGAACGTCTGGGACCTGGTCGTGGACTGGCTCGCCTGCGGGGTGAACCCGCGGCTGGCGACGCTGTTCATCCAGTCGCGCGTCATCGAGCACGCCGAGCTGCATCTGCTGCTGTCGATGATCGCGCCGCTCGGCTGGCTCGAGCGCGTCCCCACCTACAAGGATCAGATCGCCCAGCTGCGGGAGAAGGACCTCGCCACCTACGGCTTCCTGGGCTACCCGGTGCTGCAGAGCGCCGACATCCTCATCTACCGCGCCACCGGCGTGCCGGTGGGGGAGGATCAGGTCTCCCACGTCGAGCTCACCCGGGAGCTGGCGCGGCGGTTCAACTGGATGTTCGGTCGCGAGCCGGGCTTCGAGGCGCGCGCGGAGACGGCGGCGCGGAAGATGGGCAAGAAGAACGCCCGCCTCTATCGCGAGCTGCGCCGCCGCTATCAGGAGGCGGGCGACGGCGAGGCCCTGGCGGAGGCGAAGGCGCTGATCGAGGGCCAGCAGAACATCACCCTGGCCGACGGTGAGCGGCTGCTCGGCTACCTCGAGGGCGGCGGGCGCACGGTGCTGCCGGAGCCCGAGGCCATGCTCACCCCGGCGCCACGCATGCCGGGGCTGGACGGGCGCAAGATGTCGAAGTCCTATGGCAACACGATCTCCCTGCGCGAGGCGCCCGAGGATATCGACCATAAGCTGCGCACCATGCCCACCGACCCCGCCCGCGTGCGCCGCAGCGACCCGGGCGAGCCCACCAAATGCCCGGTCTACGACCTGCACCGCCTCTATTCCGACGCCGGCACCCGGGAGTGGGTGGAGCAGGGCTGCCGCTCCGCCGGCATCGGCTGCCTGGACTGCAAGCAGCCGCTGATCGAGGCCGTGCAGGCGGAGGTGGCACCGATCCGCGAGAAGGCCGCCGAGCTCGAGGCCGACCCCGACACCGTCCGCCAGATCGTGGCGGAGGGCTGCGAGCGGGCGCGCGGGGTAGCCCGGGAGACCATGAAGGACGTCCGCGCGGCCATGGGGCTGGAGTACCGCTGA
- a CDS encoding endonuclease III domain-containing protein has protein sequence MSGGRGLHDTYRRLHAAFGPQGWWPGETAFEVLVGAVLTQNAAWSNVERAIQGLRNACLFAPERIVAAEHGALAAAIRPSGYFNVKARRLRAACEAWLEHGGEAGLARLDTATLRARLLAVKGLGRESVDDVVLYAFERPVFVVDAYTRRIFSRLGVLAGDEPYETIRARFEAALPQDPALFNEYHALIVALGKDICRPRRPRCDECPLQAGCAFAGGP, from the coding sequence ATGAGCGGCGGTCGCGGGCTGCACGACACCTACCGCCGTCTTCACGCGGCGTTCGGCCCGCAGGGCTGGTGGCCGGGGGAGACCGCCTTCGAGGTGTTGGTGGGCGCGGTACTCACCCAGAATGCCGCCTGGAGCAACGTGGAGCGCGCCATCCAGGGCCTGCGCAACGCATGCCTGTTCGCCCCGGAGCGCATCGTCGCCGCGGAACACGGCGCCCTCGCCGCGGCCATCCGCCCCTCAGGCTATTTCAACGTCAAGGCGCGGCGCCTGCGCGCGGCCTGTGAGGCCTGGCTCGAGCATGGCGGCGAGGCGGGGCTTGCCCGGCTCGACACGGCCACGCTCCGGGCGAGACTGCTGGCGGTGAAGGGACTCGGCCGCGAGAGCGTGGACGACGTCGTCCTGTACGCCTTCGAGCGCCCGGTGTTCGTGGTGGATGCGTATACCCGCCGCATCTTCAGCCGCCTCGGCGTTCTCGCCGGCGACGAGCCCTACGAGACCATCCGTGCCCGCTTCGAGGCCGCGCTGCCGCAGGATCCGGCCCTGTTCAACGAGTACCACGCCCTCATCGTCGCCCTCGGCAAGGACATCTGCCGCCCGCGCAGACCCCGCTGCGACGAGTGCCCGCTGCAGGCGGGCTGTGCCTTCGCCGGCGGGCCATGA
- the rluB gene encoding 23S rRNA pseudouridine(2605) synthase RluB, with the protein MTTEKLQKVLARAGVGSRREMERWIAEGRVSVDGRTAQLGDRVGAAARIAVDGRPLGKRAAEPLPRRVLAYHKPAGEVVTRQDPEGRRTVFTRLPRLRGGRWVAIGRLDVNTSGLLLFTTDGSLASRLMHPSYRLPRDYAVRVFGHVSEAMLERLREGVTLDDGKAAFERIETLAAGEAANEWYRVRVREGRNRLVRRLWESQGVTVSRLMRVQYGPVALPPNLREGQHHELGPGAVDELCTLVDLPAEASAGDRRKAAPRRPRRRPPRRG; encoded by the coding sequence GTGACCACCGAGAAGCTGCAGAAGGTGCTGGCCCGGGCCGGCGTCGGTTCCCGGCGCGAGATGGAGCGCTGGATCGCCGAGGGCCGGGTGAGCGTCGACGGTCGTACCGCGCAGCTCGGGGACCGGGTCGGCGCCGCCGCCCGCATCGCGGTGGACGGCCGGCCCCTCGGCAAGCGGGCGGCGGAGCCGCTGCCGCGGCGCGTGCTCGCGTATCACAAGCCCGCCGGCGAGGTGGTCACCCGGCAGGACCCCGAAGGCCGGCGCACCGTGTTCACCCGCCTGCCGCGCCTGCGCGGCGGGCGCTGGGTCGCGATAGGGCGGCTCGACGTCAACACCTCGGGACTGCTGCTCTTCACCACCGACGGCAGTCTCGCCAGCCGGCTCATGCACCCGAGCTATCGGCTGCCGCGGGACTACGCCGTGCGGGTATTCGGCCATGTCAGCGAGGCCATGCTGGAGCGCCTGCGGGAGGGAGTGACCCTGGACGACGGCAAGGCGGCCTTCGAGCGCATCGAGACCCTTGCCGCCGGCGAGGCCGCCAACGAGTGGTACCGGGTGCGGGTCCGCGAGGGCCGCAATCGACTGGTGCGGCGGCTCTGGGAGTCTCAGGGCGTGACGGTGAGCCGGCTGATGCGCGTGCAGTACGGCCCGGTGGCGCTGCCGCCCAACCTGCGCGAGGGTCAGCATCACGAGCTTGGGCCGGGCGCGGTGGACGAGCTCTGCACGCTGGTGGACCTGCCGGCCGAGGCATCGGCCGGCGACCGGCGCAAGGCGGCTCCCCGACGGCCCCGCCGGCGGCCGCCCCGGCGCGGATGA
- the arfB gene encoding alternative ribosome rescue aminoacyl-tRNA hydrolase ArfB, giving the protein MLRIDEQLAVPEEEIEITAVRAQGPGGQNVNKVATAVQLHFDVRASSLPEDVKMRLLARRDRRLRKDGVLVIKAQRRRTQEGNREDALARLAELVRAASTPQKRRRPTRPPKSAHRRRLQAKARRARLKSLRGRPPPE; this is encoded by the coding sequence ATGCTGCGGATCGATGAACAGCTGGCGGTCCCCGAGGAGGAGATCGAGATCACGGCCGTGCGCGCGCAGGGGCCGGGTGGGCAGAACGTCAACAAGGTAGCGACGGCTGTGCAGCTGCACTTCGACGTGCGTGCCTCGTCGCTGCCGGAGGACGTCAAGATGCGGCTTCTGGCCCGGCGCGACCGCCGGCTGCGCAAGGACGGGGTGCTGGTGATCAAGGCGCAGCGCCGTCGCACCCAGGAGGGCAACCGGGAGGATGCGCTGGCCCGCCTCGCGGAGCTGGTGCGTGCTGCCAGCACACCGCAGAAACGGCGCCGGCCGACCCGCCCGCCGAAGAGCGCCCATCGCCGCCGCCTGCAGGCGAAGGCCCGGCGCGCACGGCTCAAGTCACTGCGTGGCCGCCCGCCGCCGGAATAG
- the arsH gene encoding arsenical resistance protein ArsH, which translates to MRLRALPEPDHFPALDARYLIERPAEGLPDPLGHPPRILLLYGSLRERSYSRLAAEEAARLLRRFGAETRIFDPQDLPLPDQVAGDDHPAVRELRDLSHWSEGHVWCSPERHGQITGVMKAQIDHLPLKTGGMRPTQGRTLAVMQVSGGSQSFNAVNTLRLLGRWMRMVTIPNQSSIPKAWQEFDDRGRMRPSPLYGRIVDVMEELIRFTVLLRPHVAQMTARYSERLESDTPVAAEAEPASLATVGREAGSPPH; encoded by the coding sequence ATGCGACTGCGCGCTCTGCCCGAGCCTGATCACTTCCCCGCGCTTGATGCGCGCTATCTGATCGAACGGCCGGCCGAGGGACTGCCCGATCCCCTGGGCCATCCGCCGCGTATCCTGCTGCTGTACGGCTCGCTGCGCGAGCGCTCTTACTCCCGCCTGGCCGCCGAGGAGGCGGCCCGGCTGCTACGGCGGTTCGGCGCCGAGACCCGCATCTTCGACCCGCAGGACCTGCCGCTGCCGGACCAGGTCGCCGGCGACGACCATCCCGCGGTGCGCGAGCTGCGCGACCTCTCCCACTGGTCCGAAGGCCATGTCTGGTGCAGCCCGGAGCGGCACGGCCAGATCACCGGCGTGATGAAGGCCCAGATCGACCATCTGCCGCTCAAGACCGGCGGCATGCGCCCGACCCAGGGGCGGACGCTGGCGGTGATGCAGGTCAGCGGCGGCTCGCAGTCGTTCAACGCGGTAAACACCCTGCGCCTGCTCGGGCGCTGGATGCGCATGGTGACCATCCCCAATCAGTCCAGCATCCCCAAGGCCTGGCAGGAGTTCGACGACCGCGGCCGCATGCGCCCGTCGCCGCTTTACGGGCGCATCGTCGACGTCATGGAGGAGCTGATCCGCTTCACCGTGCTGCTGCGCCCGCATGTGGCGCAGATGACGGCGCGCTACTCCGAGCGCCTGGAGTCCGACACCCCGGTAGCCGCGGAGGCCGAACCCGCCAGTCTGGCCACCGTCGGGCGGGAAGCTGGCAGCCCGCCTCATTGA
- a CDS encoding squalene/phytoene synthase family protein has translation MDPLAYCRDKAAPEGSSLHYALLFAGAPEREALLALAAYRAEVLEVPREVSDPGVGAVKLKWWQEELERLFAGQPRHPVSQALAPVIERHGFAREPFAEVIEAARMDLEYGSYPALRELTVYCHRAGGLAELARRVGGPDTPQTAAFAHDLAMGLELTRLLRHLGRDIAAGRVYIPEADLAAEGLTREDLLARRDSEALRRVLAVQGQRARDFLDSAIRRLPRPARRRQRPALVLAVLYRRLLAVMAEDDHPQLERRHHLTPLRKLWLAWRSARRPERIRPLPSETAE, from the coding sequence ATGGATCCTCTCGCGTACTGCCGCGACAAGGCGGCGCCGGAAGGCTCGAGCCTGCATTATGCCCTGCTGTTTGCAGGCGCTCCCGAACGCGAGGCGCTGCTGGCCCTTGCCGCCTACCGGGCCGAGGTGCTGGAGGTGCCGCGGGAGGTGAGCGACCCCGGCGTGGGCGCGGTCAAGCTCAAATGGTGGCAGGAAGAGCTGGAGCGCCTGTTCGCCGGCCAGCCCCGCCATCCCGTGAGCCAGGCCCTGGCGCCGGTGATCGAGCGTCACGGCTTTGCCCGCGAGCCCTTCGCCGAGGTCATCGAGGCCGCACGCATGGATCTCGAGTACGGCAGCTACCCGGCCCTGCGCGAGCTCACCGTCTACTGCCACCGCGCCGGCGGGCTGGCCGAGCTGGCGCGACGGGTGGGCGGACCGGACACCCCGCAGACCGCCGCCTTCGCCCACGACCTCGCCATGGGTCTGGAGCTCACCCGGCTGCTGCGCCATCTGGGTCGGGACATCGCCGCCGGCCGCGTCTACATTCCGGAGGCGGATCTGGCGGCCGAGGGGCTGACCCGGGAGGACCTCCTCGCCCGCCGCGACAGCGAGGCGCTGCGCCGCGTCCTGGCCGTGCAGGGGCAACGCGCCCGCGACTTTCTCGACAGCGCCATCCGCCGTCTGCCCCGCCCGGCCCGGCGCCGGCAGCGGCCTGCTCTGGTGCTGGCCGTGCTCTATCGACGGCTGCTGGCGGTCATGGCCGAGGACGATCACCCGCAGCTCGAGCGTCGCCACCACCTCACGCCCCTGCGCAAGCTCTGGCTCGCCTGGCGCAGTGCCCGACGACCGGAGCGCATCCGCCCCCTGCCATCGGAGACCGCCGAATGA
- the scpB gene encoding SMC-Scp complex subunit ScpB: protein MSRPPLEHILEGALLAAGEPLSVERLRGLFEAHEQPEPGEVRAAMDRLAQAYEGRGVEVKALASGYRIQVRESLAPWVSKLWEEKPGRYSRALLETLAIIAYRQPITRSEIEEIRGVSVSSGIMRTLQERGWVRIAGHRDVPGRPAVFATTRAFLDYFNLQGLDQLPTLMALRDPDDEQPELDLRFSEERQRSTTADGHGPAEAPE from the coding sequence ATGAGCCGGCCTCCGCTCGAGCACATCCTCGAGGGGGCACTGCTCGCCGCCGGCGAGCCGCTGTCGGTGGAGCGTCTGCGCGGGCTGTTCGAGGCCCACGAGCAGCCCGAGCCCGGCGAAGTGCGCGCGGCCATGGATCGGCTCGCGCAGGCCTACGAGGGCCGGGGCGTGGAGGTGAAGGCGCTGGCGAGCGGCTATCGGATCCAGGTGCGGGAGAGCCTGGCGCCCTGGGTCTCGAAGCTCTGGGAGGAGAAGCCCGGACGCTACTCCCGCGCCCTGCTGGAGACCCTCGCGATCATCGCCTACCGCCAGCCCATCACCCGCAGCGAGATCGAGGAGATCCGCGGCGTGAGCGTGAGCAGCGGCATCATGCGCACGCTCCAGGAGCGCGGCTGGGTGCGCATCGCCGGCCACCGGGACGTCCCCGGCCGCCCGGCGGTGTTCGCCACCACCCGGGCGTTTCTGGACTACTTCAACCTCCAGGGTCTGGACCAGCTGCCTACCCTTATGGCCCTGCGCGACCCCGACGACGAGCAGCCGGAGCTGGATCTGCGCTTCAGCGAGGAAAGGCAGCGCAGCACGACCGCCGATGGCCACGGTCCTGCGGAGGCCCCGGAGTGA
- the ubiG gene encoding bifunctional 2-polyprenyl-6-hydroxyphenol methylase/3-demethylubiquinol 3-O-methyltransferase UbiG → MDGHSRNADPEELARFDEAASGWWDPAGDFAPLHAINPLRLDYIERRAGALAGRRVLDVGCGGGILAEGLADRGAEVTGIDLAERSLEVARLHALETGAAVTYRHVAVEALAEEAPASFDLVTCLELLEHVPDPASVVRACAALVRPGGDVVFSTLSRTPKAYLFAIVGAERVLRLLPRGTHRYSAFIRPSELGTWVRASGLELAHLQGLGYNPITRRYFLGDDVTVNYLAHCRRPDPQSP, encoded by the coding sequence ATGGACGGCCACAGCCGCAACGCCGACCCCGAGGAGCTCGCCCGTTTCGACGAGGCGGCGAGCGGCTGGTGGGATCCCGCGGGCGATTTCGCCCCCCTCCACGCCATCAATCCGCTGCGCCTGGATTATATCGAGCGCCGCGCGGGGGCGCTCGCCGGCCGTCGCGTGCTCGATGTCGGCTGCGGTGGCGGCATCCTCGCCGAGGGTCTGGCGGACCGCGGCGCCGAGGTGACCGGCATCGACCTCGCCGAGCGCAGCCTGGAGGTGGCACGGCTGCACGCCCTGGAGACGGGGGCGGCGGTAACCTACCGCCACGTCGCCGTGGAGGCGCTGGCCGAGGAGGCGCCGGCGAGCTTCGATCTTGTGACCTGCCTCGAGCTGCTGGAGCACGTGCCGGACCCGGCCTCCGTGGTGCGGGCCTGCGCGGCGCTGGTGCGCCCCGGCGGTGATGTCGTCTTCTCCACCCTGAGCCGCACGCCCAAGGCCTATCTCTTCGCCATCGTCGGCGCCGAGCGCGTGCTGCGGCTGCTGCCGCGGGGCACCCATCGCTACTCGGCCTTTATCCGGCCCTCCGAGCTCGGCACCTGGGTGCGGGCGAGCGGCCTCGAGCTCGCGCATCTGCAGGGGCTCGGCTACAACCCGATCACCCGCCGCTACTTCCTCGGCGACGATGTCACCGTGAACTACCTCGCCCACTGCCGGCGGCCCGACCCGCAAAGCCCATGA
- a CDS encoding segregation and condensation protein A, translating to MQEAAAGSDDAAPIARVRGEPLADLPRDLYIPPDALEVFLETFEGPLDLLLYLIRRQNLDILDIPIAEITRQYMAYVELMKDVRLELAAEYLVMAAVLAEIKSRMLLPRPPAADQDEEHDPRAELVRRLQEYERYKEAAAELDNLPRVARDIFPAKALAPEMTTARQEPEVALRELLAAFAEVLDRAEMFTHHQVQREALSVRQRMAETLEALSGERFTGLGDLLRPEEGRAGVVVTFLAILELLKASLVELVQAEPFAPLYLRAAGSRSEAPPVPADGEGA from the coding sequence ATGCAGGAGGCCGCCGCCGGCAGCGACGATGCCGCCCCGATCGCGCGTGTGCGCGGGGAGCCGCTGGCGGATCTGCCGCGGGACCTCTACATCCCACCGGATGCGCTGGAGGTCTTTCTGGAGACCTTCGAGGGCCCGCTGGATCTGCTGCTTTACCTCATCCGGCGGCAGAATCTGGACATCCTCGACATTCCCATCGCGGAGATCACGCGCCAGTACATGGCCTACGTGGAGCTGATGAAGGACGTGCGCCTCGAGCTCGCTGCGGAGTACCTGGTGATGGCCGCGGTGCTGGCGGAGATCAAGTCGCGCATGCTGCTGCCTCGCCCGCCCGCGGCCGATCAGGACGAGGAGCACGACCCGCGCGCCGAGCTGGTGCGCCGGCTGCAGGAGTACGAGCGCTACAAGGAGGCAGCCGCCGAGCTGGACAACCTGCCGCGGGTGGCCCGGGACATCTTCCCGGCCAAGGCGCTGGCGCCGGAGATGACCACCGCCCGGCAGGAACCCGAGGTGGCGCTGCGGGAGCTGCTGGCGGCCTTCGCCGAGGTGCTGGACCGCGCGGAGATGTTCACCCATCACCAGGTCCAGCGGGAGGCGCTGTCGGTGCGCCAGCGCATGGCAGAGACGCTGGAAGCGCTCTCCGGGGAGCGCTTCACCGGGCTCGGCGATCTGCTGCGCCCGGAGGAGGGCCGTGCCGGCGTCGTGGTGACCTTCCTCGCCATCCTGGAGCTGCTCAAGGCCTCGCTGGTGGAGCTGGTGCAGGCCGAGCCATTCGCGCCGCTCTATCTCCGGGCGGCCGGCAGTCGCAGCGAGGCGCCGCCGGTACCCGCGGACGGGGAGGGCGCATGA
- a CDS encoding YbhB/YbcL family Raf kinase inhibitor-like protein, with amino-acid sequence MGFALSDMQLRSTAFGAHQPIPARHTGEGEDVSPALEWSGAPGGTRSYAVICHDPDAPLIVPGAYGFVHWVYYNIPAEVTRLAEGNSDHTNGVTDFGKQAYGGPMPPEGHGVHHYYFWILALDQALDLEPGLTLWQFLERAEPHVIGMNRLIGTYER; translated from the coding sequence ATGGGATTCGCACTCTCCGACATGCAGCTGCGCAGCACCGCCTTCGGCGCCCATCAGCCGATACCGGCACGCCACACCGGGGAGGGTGAGGACGTCTCCCCCGCGCTCGAGTGGAGCGGCGCCCCGGGCGGTACCCGGTCCTACGCGGTGATCTGTCATGATCCGGACGCGCCGCTGATCGTGCCCGGCGCCTATGGCTTCGTGCACTGGGTGTACTACAACATCCCGGCCGAGGTCACCCGGCTCGCCGAGGGCAACAGCGATCACACCAACGGCGTCACCGATTTCGGCAAGCAGGCCTACGGCGGCCCGATGCCCCCGGAGGGCCATGGCGTCCATCACTACTATTTCTGGATCCTGGCGCTCGACCAGGCACTGGACCTGGAGCCAGGGCTCACCCTCTGGCAGTTCCTGGAGCGCGCCGAGCCGCATGTCATCGGCATGAACCGCCTGATTGGCACCTACGAGCGCTGA